The following coding sequences are from one Saccopteryx bilineata isolate mSacBil1 chromosome 3, mSacBil1_pri_phased_curated, whole genome shotgun sequence window:
- the KCNS2 gene encoding potassium voltage-gated channel subfamily S member 2, which yields MTRRSLWDVSSEANVEDGDIRINVGGFKRRLRSHTLLRFPETRLGRLLLCHSREAILELCDDYDDVQREFYFDRNPELFPYVLHFYHTGKLHVMAELCVFSFSQEIEYWGINEFFIDSCCSYSYHGRKVEPEQEKWDEQSDQESTTSSFDEILAFYNDASKFDGQPLGNFRRQLWLALDNPGYSVLSRVFSVLSILVVLGSIITMCLNSLPDFQIPDSQGNPGEDPRFEIVEHFGIAWFTFELVARFAVAPDFLKFFKNALNLIDLMSIVPFYITLVVNLVVESTPTLANLGRVAQVLRLMRIFRILKLARHSTGLRSLGATLKYSYKEVGLLLLYLSVGISIFSVVAYTIEKEENEGLATIPACWWWATVSMTTVGYGDVVPGTTAGKLTASACILAGILVVVLPITLIFNKFSHFYRRQKQLESAMRSCDFGDGMKEVPSVNIRDYYAHKVKSLMASLTNMSRSSPSELSLNDSLQ from the coding sequence ATGACCCGCCGGAGCCTGTGGGATGTGTCGTCCGAGGCCAACGTCGAGGATGGAGATATCCGCATCAACGTAGGAGGCTTCAAGAGACGGCTGCGCTCGCACACGCTGCTGCGCTTCCCGGAGACCCGCCTGGGCCGCCTGCTGCTCTGCCACTCGCGCGAGGCCATTCTGGAGCTCTGCGATGACTACGACGATGTCCAGCGGGAGTTCTACTTTGACCGCAACCCCGAACTCTTCCCCTATGTGCTGCATTTCTACCACACCGGCAAGCTGCACGTTATGGCGGAGCTCTGCGTCTTCTCTTTCAGCCAGGAGATCGAGTACTGGGGCATCAACGAGTTCTTCATCGATTCCTGCTGCAGCTACAGCTACCACGGCCGCAAAGTGGAGCCGGAGCAGGAGAAGTGGGACGAGCAGAGCGACCAAGAGAGCACCACATCCTCCTTTGATGAGATCCTGGCCTTCTACAACGACGCCTCTAAGTTCGACGGGCAGCCCCTGGGCAACTTCCGCAGGCAGCTGTGGCTGGCGCTGGACAACCCCGGCTACTCGGTCCTGAGCCGGGTCTTCAGCGTCCTGTCCATCCTGGTGGTGCTGGGGTCCATCATCACCATGTGCCTCAACAGCCTGCCAGACTTCCAAATCCCCGACAGCCAAGGCAACCCTGGGGAGGACCCTAGGTTCGAAATCGTGGAGCACTTTGGCATCGCCTGGTTCACTTTTGAGTTGGTGGCCAGGTTTGCCGTGGCTCCTGACTTCCTCAAGTTTTTCAAGAATGCCCTCAACCTTATCGACCTGATGTCCATCGTCCCCTTCTACATCACTCTGGTGGTGAACCTGGTGGTGGAGAGCACACCCACCTTGGCCAACCTGGGCCGAGTGGCGCAGGTCCTGCGGCTGATGCGGATCTTCCGCATCTTAAAGCTGGCCAGACATTCCACTGGCCTCCGCTCCCTGGGGGCCACCCTAAAGTACAGCTACAAAGAAGTAGGGCTGCTTCTGCTCTACCTCTCCGTGGGAATTTCCATCTTCTCCGTGGTGGCCTACACCATCGAAAAGGAGGAGAACGAGGGCCTGGCCACCATCCCTGCCTGCTGGTGGTGGGCCACCGTCAGTATGACCACTGTGGGGTATGGAGACGTGGTCCCGGGGACCACCGCAGGGAAACTGACCGCCTCTGCCTGCATCCTGGCGGGTATCCTAGTGGTGGTACTACCCATCACCTTGATCTTCAATAAGTTCTCCCACTTTTATCGACGCCAAAAGCAACTTGAGAGTGCTATGCGCAGTTGCGACTTTGGAGATGGCATGAAGGAGGTCCCTTCCGTCAATATAAGGGACTACTATGCCCATAAAGTTAAATCCCTTATGGCAAGCCTGACAAACATGAGCAGGAGCTCACCAAGCGAATTAAGTTTAAATGATTCCCTCCAGTAG